In Drosophila santomea strain STO CAGO 1482 chromosome 3L, Prin_Dsan_1.1, whole genome shotgun sequence, a single window of DNA contains:
- the LOC120447958 gene encoding Golgi apparatus protein 1 isoform X1: MLLVLFSVFLMATASTAGDSLQRSRRAAIDVDNAKDMHSIIDFAECQNLKKLCTHQKSTDNLSMLECALTFSSSQLEELPESCQNALWLQQRQLQLPAWLESTFLPAYCPAERSKLESCLNAVHLWSCLEQQRLKLPQNNACHKHLRRAYESLGQDYSAVDEFYTACGPLVEENKCGRLNIDHLPSVLSQLGTVQCLQESATKTGIEPVCQAAINSIELQRGMLELFRVCQEDFSALCSQEKSGTAAGFKCLVRHKNHPSMSPQCSAQITLRDQQMGRDYRVSHGLAKACKDDIKLYHCRRGVSEDKHVRLAQILLCLESVSKNGTKLAPACLTELTDHRRMLMTDYQLSPELLNDCADDIPKFCPDEHKAQLVNGMTSTGGEIIHCLLEHVKARRQQRRVTAQCQRGLETLIKASDAGEDWRVDPVLRRACKPVVDVACKNVQGGDARVMGCLMEHIGTPVMLPDCEQALLIIEYFVARDFKLDPQLYKHCRDDAVKYCRAKRQWDDAQNIQMDPERGPMILPCLHRMAFSEDKHQTLGKDCFKEVKRVMRQRAISMDLIPEVEDYCLNDLSAFCADCTEKGSEMECLQKNMDQLQPDCKTVVVKYTEEEAAHVELNPVIMNVCGEAMQQHCSAILNSGKDNGDMMDCLIAHKNDADLRKDLRCRAAIEHFQIISLKSFHFTTKFKDACRPFVQRFCSSSATKNEVVACLSEVMRNDTIKAQRHQIPKECRHQVKAQLYQQRESIQLDPKLGNACKRELEQFCEEEKEPGQVNEKALECLIRKTHSLGKPCHHAIFMVKKSELGDSGTDYTLLTTCKEMIYKFCPSTDSSKLLDCLKTYKDDTQFDQRCHLVVVNRMIEQNTDFRFNPSLQSACGKNIDRFCSNIVASALPNEELNGKVIRCLKNKFRQSALDEPCAQEMTKILQEQALNYKLNPLLQVFCKLEIQELCKANVDSDEHGQLAECLKTAFLQKQIINRECQMEVATLIAEAKADIHVDPILETACTVDLLRYCSKVAAGNGRKLSCLKTLVKDTPNSLEADCREKLQRRIEMFRNADDTLALPPEDVQQLVQQVVASPARKFFLVILMSATGLVFLTGIFLGRATKRAMGLKNK; the protein is encoded by the exons ATGCTGCTCGTcctgttttccgttttcctgATGGCCACGGCCTCCACGGCCGGGGACTCCCTTCAACGTAGCCGGCGAGCCGCCATCGACGTGGATAACGCGAAAGACATGCACAGCATTATTGACTTTGCCGAGTGCCAGAATCTCAAGAAGCTCTGCACGCACCAAAAGTCCACCGACAACCTGTCTATGCTGGAGTGCGCCCTAACCTTTAGCTCCAGCCAGTTGGAGGAACTCCCGGAGAGCTGCCAGAACGCTCTGTGGCTGCAGCAGCGCCAGTTGCAGTTGCCCGCCTGGTTGGAGAGCACTTTCCTGCCAGCCTATTGTCCCGCCGAGCGTTCCAAGCTTGAGAGCTGCCTGAACGCAGTGCACCTGTGGAGCTGCCTGGAGCAGCAGCGATTAAAGTTACCCCAAAACAACGCCTGCCATAAGCACCTTCGAAGGGCCTACGAGTCTTTGGGGCAGGACTACAGCGCCGTGGATGAGTTTTACACCGCCTGCGGACCGCTCGTGGAGGAGAACAAGTGCGGCCGGTTGAATATTGACCACCTGCCATCCGTGCTGTCGCAGCTGGGCACGGTACAATGCCTGCAGGAGAGTGCCACCAAGACCGGCATAGAGCCAGTTTGCCAAGCAGCCATCAATTCCATTGAGCTACAGCGCGGTATGCTGGAGCTCTTTCGTGTCTGCCAAGAGGATTTCTCAGCCCTGTGCTCGCAG GAAAAGTCCGGCACTGCTGCCGGTTTCAAGTGCCTAGTGCGGCACAAGAACCACCCCTCGATGTCGCCCCAGTGTTCCGCCCAAATAACTTTGAGGGACCAGCAAATGGGACGCGACTACCGCGTATCTCACGGTCTGGCTAAGGCCTGTAAGGACGACATCAAATTGTACCACTGCCGACGCGGCGTCTCCGAAGATAAGCACGTGCGGTTGGCTCAGATCCTGCTCTGCCTGGAGTCGGTGTCCAAGAACGGGACCAAACTGGCGCCCGCTTGTCTCACTGAGCTAACAGATCACCGGCGCATGCTAATGACCGATTACCAGCTGTCCCCGGAGCTGCTCAACGACTGTGCTGATGACATACCCAAGTTCTGTCCGGACGAGCACAAGGCGCAGTTGGTGAATGGCATGACAAGTACAGGTGGCGAGATCATCCACTGCCTGCTGGAGCACGTCAAGGCTAGACGTCAGCAAAGACGGGTAACGGCCCAATGTCAGCGTGGATTGGAGACTCTGATTAAGGCCAGCGATGCTGGCGAGGACTGGCGAGTCGATCCGGTGCTTAGACGCGCGTGCAAACCAGTGGTGGATGTGGCCTGCAAGAATGTGCAGGGAGGAGACGCACGAGTCATGGGCTGTCTGATGGAACACATTGGCACCCCAGTTATGCTGCCCGATTGCGAGCAGGCACTTCTTATTATTGAGTATTTCGTGGCTAGAGATTTCAAGTTGGATCCCCAGTTGTACAAACACTGCCGTGATGACGCAGTAAAGTACTGCCGTGCTAAGAGACAATGGGATGATGCGCAGAATATACAAATGGATCCAGAAAGGGGACCCATGATCCTGCCCTGCCTACATCGTATGGCCTTCAGCGAGGACAAGCACCAGACTTTGGGGAAGGACTGTTTTAAAGAAGTCAAACGAGTGATGAGACAACGCGCAATATCCATGGACTTGATCCCCGAGGTAGAGGATTACTGCCTGAACGATCTTTCTGCGTTTTGCGCGGACTGCACTGAGAAGGGAAGTGAAATGGAGTGCCTGCAAAAGAACATGGACCAACTGCAGCCGGATTGCAAGACAGTGGTGGTGAAGTATACGGAGGAGGAGGCAGCTCACGTCGAGCTCAACCCCGTCATAATGAACGTCTGCGGCGAGGCCATGCAGCAGCACTGCTCGGCGATCCTTAATAGCGGAAAGGACAATG GTGACATGATGGACTGCCTTATAGCGCACAAAAACGACGCAGATCTGCGCAAGGATCTGCGCTGTCGGGCTGCCATTGAGCACTTCCAGATCATCTCGCTTAAGAGCTTCCACTTCACTACAAAGTTCAAGGACGCGTGCCGTCCGTTTGTCCAGCGCTTCTGCTCTTCGAGTGCCACCAAAAACGAAGTGGTGGCTTGCCTCAGTGAGGTTATGCGCAACGACACAATCAAGGCGCAGCGTCACCAGATCCCCAAAGAGTGCCGCCATCAGGTCAAGGCCCAACTCTACCAGCAGCGCGAGAGCATTCAACTGGACCCCAAGCTGGGTAACGCCTGTAAGCGTGAACTTGAGCAATTTTGCGAGGAGGAAAAGGAGCCCGGTCAGGTGAATGAAAAA GCTCTGGAGTGCCTTATAAGGAAGACCCATAGTTTAGGAAAGCCGTGTCATCATGCGATCTTCATGGTAAAGAAATCAGAGTTGGGCGACAGCGGCACTGACTATACGCTGCTCACCACGTGCAAAGAAATGATCTACAAGTTCTGCCCTAGCACTGATTCGTCAAAACTATTGGACTGCCTCAAGACGTATAAGGATGACACGCAGTTCGACCAGCGGTGTCACCTGGTGGTGGTTAATCGCATGATCGAGCAGAATACGGATTTCCGATTCAATCCCTCACTGCAAAGCGCCTGCGGAAAGAACATTGATAGGTTTTGCTCCAACATTGTGGCCAGCGCCTTGCCTAATGAGGAACTAAACGGAAAG GTGATTCGATGTCTAAAAAACAAGTTCCGTCAATCTGCGCTGGACGAACCATGTGCGCAGGAGATGACCAAGATCCTGCAGGAGCAGGCTCTGAACTACAAGTTGAATCCTCTGCTGCAGGTATTCTGCAAGTTGGAGATCCAGGAACTGTGCAAGGCAAATGTGGATTCCGACGAGCACGGCCAGCTGGCGGAGTGCTTGAAGACGGCATTCCTGCAGAAGCAGATTATAAACCGGGAGTGCCAGATGGAGGTGGCCACTCTGATCGCCGAAGCCAAGGCAGACATTCACGTTGATCCTATTCTCGAAACGGCGTGTACGGTCGATCTGCTGCGATACTGTTCCAAAGTTGCAGCTGGCAATGGACGCA AACTTAGTTGCCTCAAAACGCTGGTGAAGGATACGCCAAACTCGTTGGAAGCGGACTGCCGAGAAAAGTTGCAGCGACGCATCGAGATGTTCAGGAACGCAGACGACAcgttggcgctgccacccgAGGATGTGCAGCAGCTGGTGCAACAGGTCGTCGCCTCGCCGGCCCGGAAATTCTTCCTTGTGATACTAATGAGCGCCACGGGCCTGGTATTCCTCACTGGCATCTTCCTTGGACGGGCCACCAAACGTGCAATGGGCCTaaagaataaataa
- the LOC120447958 gene encoding Golgi apparatus protein 1 isoform X2, producing the protein MLLVLFSVFLMATASTAGDSLQRSRRAAIDVDNAKDMHSIIDFAECQNLKKLCTHQKSTDNLSMLECALTFSSSQLEELPESCQNALWLQQRQLQLPAWLESTFLPAYCPAERSKLESCLNAVHLWSCLEQQRLKLPQNNACHKHLRRAYESLGQDYSAVDEFYTACGPLVEENKCGRLNIDHLPSVLSQLGTVQCLQESATKTGIEPVCQAAINSIELQRGMLELFRVCQEDFSALCSQEKSGTAAGFKCLVRHKNHPSMSPQCSAQITLRDQQMGRDYRVSHGLAKACKDDIKLYHCRRGVSEDKHVRLAQILLCLESVSKNGTKLAPACLTELTDHRRMLMTDYQLSPELLNDCADDIPKFCPDEHKAQLVNGMTSTGGEIIHCLLEHVKARRQQRRVTAQCQRGLETLIKASDAGEDWRVDPVLRRACKPVVDVACKNVQGGDARVMGCLMEHIGTPVMLPDCEQALLIIEYFVARDFKLDPQLYKHCRDDAVKYCRAKRQWDDAQNIQMDPERGPMILPCLHRMAFSEDKHQTLGKDCFKEVKRVMRQRAISMDLIPEVEDYCLNDLSAFCADCTEKGSEMECLQKNMDQLQPDCKTVVVKYTEEEAAHVELNPVIMNVCGEAMQQHCSAILNSGKDNGDMMDCLIAHKNDADLRKDLRCRAAIEHFQIISLKSFHFTTKFKDACRPFVQRFCSSSATKNEVVACLSEVMRNDTIKAQRHQIPKECRHQVKAQLYQQRESIQLDPKLGNACKRELEQFCEEEKEPGQALECLIRKTHSLGKPCHHAIFMVKKSELGDSGTDYTLLTTCKEMIYKFCPSTDSSKLLDCLKTYKDDTQFDQRCHLVVVNRMIEQNTDFRFNPSLQSACGKNIDRFCSNIVASALPNEELNGKVIRCLKNKFRQSALDEPCAQEMTKILQEQALNYKLNPLLQVFCKLEIQELCKANVDSDEHGQLAECLKTAFLQKQIINRECQMEVATLIAEAKADIHVDPILETACTVDLLRYCSKVAAGNGRKLSCLKTLVKDTPNSLEADCREKLQRRIEMFRNADDTLALPPEDVQQLVQQVVASPARKFFLVILMSATGLVFLTGIFLGRATKRAMGLKNK; encoded by the exons ATGCTGCTCGTcctgttttccgttttcctgATGGCCACGGCCTCCACGGCCGGGGACTCCCTTCAACGTAGCCGGCGAGCCGCCATCGACGTGGATAACGCGAAAGACATGCACAGCATTATTGACTTTGCCGAGTGCCAGAATCTCAAGAAGCTCTGCACGCACCAAAAGTCCACCGACAACCTGTCTATGCTGGAGTGCGCCCTAACCTTTAGCTCCAGCCAGTTGGAGGAACTCCCGGAGAGCTGCCAGAACGCTCTGTGGCTGCAGCAGCGCCAGTTGCAGTTGCCCGCCTGGTTGGAGAGCACTTTCCTGCCAGCCTATTGTCCCGCCGAGCGTTCCAAGCTTGAGAGCTGCCTGAACGCAGTGCACCTGTGGAGCTGCCTGGAGCAGCAGCGATTAAAGTTACCCCAAAACAACGCCTGCCATAAGCACCTTCGAAGGGCCTACGAGTCTTTGGGGCAGGACTACAGCGCCGTGGATGAGTTTTACACCGCCTGCGGACCGCTCGTGGAGGAGAACAAGTGCGGCCGGTTGAATATTGACCACCTGCCATCCGTGCTGTCGCAGCTGGGCACGGTACAATGCCTGCAGGAGAGTGCCACCAAGACCGGCATAGAGCCAGTTTGCCAAGCAGCCATCAATTCCATTGAGCTACAGCGCGGTATGCTGGAGCTCTTTCGTGTCTGCCAAGAGGATTTCTCAGCCCTGTGCTCGCAG GAAAAGTCCGGCACTGCTGCCGGTTTCAAGTGCCTAGTGCGGCACAAGAACCACCCCTCGATGTCGCCCCAGTGTTCCGCCCAAATAACTTTGAGGGACCAGCAAATGGGACGCGACTACCGCGTATCTCACGGTCTGGCTAAGGCCTGTAAGGACGACATCAAATTGTACCACTGCCGACGCGGCGTCTCCGAAGATAAGCACGTGCGGTTGGCTCAGATCCTGCTCTGCCTGGAGTCGGTGTCCAAGAACGGGACCAAACTGGCGCCCGCTTGTCTCACTGAGCTAACAGATCACCGGCGCATGCTAATGACCGATTACCAGCTGTCCCCGGAGCTGCTCAACGACTGTGCTGATGACATACCCAAGTTCTGTCCGGACGAGCACAAGGCGCAGTTGGTGAATGGCATGACAAGTACAGGTGGCGAGATCATCCACTGCCTGCTGGAGCACGTCAAGGCTAGACGTCAGCAAAGACGGGTAACGGCCCAATGTCAGCGTGGATTGGAGACTCTGATTAAGGCCAGCGATGCTGGCGAGGACTGGCGAGTCGATCCGGTGCTTAGACGCGCGTGCAAACCAGTGGTGGATGTGGCCTGCAAGAATGTGCAGGGAGGAGACGCACGAGTCATGGGCTGTCTGATGGAACACATTGGCACCCCAGTTATGCTGCCCGATTGCGAGCAGGCACTTCTTATTATTGAGTATTTCGTGGCTAGAGATTTCAAGTTGGATCCCCAGTTGTACAAACACTGCCGTGATGACGCAGTAAAGTACTGCCGTGCTAAGAGACAATGGGATGATGCGCAGAATATACAAATGGATCCAGAAAGGGGACCCATGATCCTGCCCTGCCTACATCGTATGGCCTTCAGCGAGGACAAGCACCAGACTTTGGGGAAGGACTGTTTTAAAGAAGTCAAACGAGTGATGAGACAACGCGCAATATCCATGGACTTGATCCCCGAGGTAGAGGATTACTGCCTGAACGATCTTTCTGCGTTTTGCGCGGACTGCACTGAGAAGGGAAGTGAAATGGAGTGCCTGCAAAAGAACATGGACCAACTGCAGCCGGATTGCAAGACAGTGGTGGTGAAGTATACGGAGGAGGAGGCAGCTCACGTCGAGCTCAACCCCGTCATAATGAACGTCTGCGGCGAGGCCATGCAGCAGCACTGCTCGGCGATCCTTAATAGCGGAAAGGACAATG GTGACATGATGGACTGCCTTATAGCGCACAAAAACGACGCAGATCTGCGCAAGGATCTGCGCTGTCGGGCTGCCATTGAGCACTTCCAGATCATCTCGCTTAAGAGCTTCCACTTCACTACAAAGTTCAAGGACGCGTGCCGTCCGTTTGTCCAGCGCTTCTGCTCTTCGAGTGCCACCAAAAACGAAGTGGTGGCTTGCCTCAGTGAGGTTATGCGCAACGACACAATCAAGGCGCAGCGTCACCAGATCCCCAAAGAGTGCCGCCATCAGGTCAAGGCCCAACTCTACCAGCAGCGCGAGAGCATTCAACTGGACCCCAAGCTGGGTAACGCCTGTAAGCGTGAACTTGAGCAATTTTGCGAGGAGGAAAAGGAGCCCGGTCAG GCTCTGGAGTGCCTTATAAGGAAGACCCATAGTTTAGGAAAGCCGTGTCATCATGCGATCTTCATGGTAAAGAAATCAGAGTTGGGCGACAGCGGCACTGACTATACGCTGCTCACCACGTGCAAAGAAATGATCTACAAGTTCTGCCCTAGCACTGATTCGTCAAAACTATTGGACTGCCTCAAGACGTATAAGGATGACACGCAGTTCGACCAGCGGTGTCACCTGGTGGTGGTTAATCGCATGATCGAGCAGAATACGGATTTCCGATTCAATCCCTCACTGCAAAGCGCCTGCGGAAAGAACATTGATAGGTTTTGCTCCAACATTGTGGCCAGCGCCTTGCCTAATGAGGAACTAAACGGAAAG GTGATTCGATGTCTAAAAAACAAGTTCCGTCAATCTGCGCTGGACGAACCATGTGCGCAGGAGATGACCAAGATCCTGCAGGAGCAGGCTCTGAACTACAAGTTGAATCCTCTGCTGCAGGTATTCTGCAAGTTGGAGATCCAGGAACTGTGCAAGGCAAATGTGGATTCCGACGAGCACGGCCAGCTGGCGGAGTGCTTGAAGACGGCATTCCTGCAGAAGCAGATTATAAACCGGGAGTGCCAGATGGAGGTGGCCACTCTGATCGCCGAAGCCAAGGCAGACATTCACGTTGATCCTATTCTCGAAACGGCGTGTACGGTCGATCTGCTGCGATACTGTTCCAAAGTTGCAGCTGGCAATGGACGCA AACTTAGTTGCCTCAAAACGCTGGTGAAGGATACGCCAAACTCGTTGGAAGCGGACTGCCGAGAAAAGTTGCAGCGACGCATCGAGATGTTCAGGAACGCAGACGACAcgttggcgctgccacccgAGGATGTGCAGCAGCTGGTGCAACAGGTCGTCGCCTCGCCGGCCCGGAAATTCTTCCTTGTGATACTAATGAGCGCCACGGGCCTGGTATTCCTCACTGGCATCTTCCTTGGACGGGCCACCAAACGTGCAATGGGCCTaaagaataaataa
- the LOC120447959 gene encoding juvenile hormone esterase, with protein sequence MRRRGVFVMLTLCGVLTAGLTAFLVIFLTGGQGADASETATVTVELANGQGAVLGNHAYTAWTDQLFMQFRGIPFAEPPKDELRFRPPVARSPWTDTFNALNFGQRCPVITNLDSQKSDAELEDCLNLSVYTKNISASQPVMFYIYGGGFYNGSSEDHPPNYLLEKDIVLVVPQYRVGALGWLSTYTEELPGNAPIADILMALDWVEMHISSFGGDPQKVTIFGQSAGAGIASSLLLSPKTGANTFKRAIVQSGSIFASWAINKDPEAQSQRICVQLGCFSCEQHDQLVKCLQKAKVIDILKATTSESFSPVVGDLHGILPQHPSELVKSYRRQIPILTGFTQHDGSFVLASYYDSLAIKVSNVSSLSVRQFSQGINDLVNDTSGLTDNILNRLLFNPNMLNSYNHNAAVPSYFDLTTNIFMKSPVITLATKIYTQQLDTPVYVYSFEYEGKYTRFGYEFGNSHYPFNGGVHHSNDNIYLFATHSLEGQDIQMSEKMVDVWTSFAIDGVPRSLSPLSSASGPYNKLNLEITKGEDLLDTLTAAIDDPDNGRLQREDMEF encoded by the exons ATGCGTAGACGCGGCGTATTCGTGATGCTGACGCTGTGCGGGGTTCTAACCGCTGGGCTAACCGCCTTTCTTGTGATATTCCTCACCGGCGGCCAGGGTGCCGATGCATCCGAAACAGCTACGGTGACAGTGGAACTAGCCAATGGTCAGGGGGCCGTTCTTGGGAATCATGCTTACACAGCCTGGACTGATCAGTTATTTATGCAGTTTCGTGGCATCCCCTTTGCCGAACCGCCAAAGGACGAGCTGCGCTTTCGG CCACCTGTGGCGCGCTCTCCATGGACAGACACCTTCAATGCTCTGAACTTTGGACAGCGCTGCCCCGTGATAACAAACCTAGATAGCCAGAAGTCTGATGCGGAACTTGAAGATTGCCTCAATCTGTCGGTATACACTAAAAAT ATCTCTGCTAGCCAGCCTGTCATGTTTTACATCTATGGCGGCGGCTTCTACAATGGCTCCTCCGAGGATCACCCACCGAACTACCTTCTTGAGAAGGACATTGTCCTAGTTGTACCTCAGTACCGAGTGGGGGCCCTCGGCTGGTTATCGACTTATACGGAAGAGCTGCCCGGCAATGCGCCCATAGCGGATATCCTTATGGCCCTCGATTGGGTGGAAATGCACATAAGTAGCTTTGGCGGTGACCCTCAAAAGgtgaccatttttggccagAGTGCCGGCGCTGGAATAGCCAGTTCCTTGCTGCTGAGCCCCAAAACTGGCGCCAACACGTTCAAGAGAGCTATCGTGCAGTCAGGTTCTATTTTTGCCAGCTGGGCAATCAATAAGGATCCGGAGGCACAATCTCAACGTATCTGTGTTCAGCTGGGATGTTTTAGTTGTGAGCAGCACGATCAGCTCGTGAAGTGCTTGCAAAAGGCGAAAGTTATAGACATTCTAAAGGCGACGACATCAGAATCTTTTTCGCCGGTTGTTGGAGACTTACACGGCATCCTACCGCAACATCCCAGTGAACTGGTAAAAAGTTACCGCAGGCAGATTCCTATTCTGACAGGATTTACTCAACACGATGGTTCCTTCGTGCTAGCAA GCTATTATGATTCGCTCGCTATAAAGGTGTCCAATGTGAGTTCATTGAGTGTCCGTCAGTTTTCCCAGGGTATCAATGATCTGGTTAATGACACATCGGGACTCACGGATAACATATTGAATCGGTTGCTCTTTAACCCTAATATGCTTAACAGTTATAATCACAACGCAGCAGTTCCCTCATACTTCGAT CTCACTACAAACATCTTTATGAAGTCCCCAGTGATAACTCTGGCTACCAAAATTTACACCCAACAATTGGACACGCCAGTTTATGTCTACAGTTTCGAGTACGAAGGCAAATACACTCGATTTGGATATGAGTTTGGCAACTCGCACTATCCCTTTAATGGAGGAGTGCATCATTCCAACGACAACATATACCTCTTCGCCACCCATTCCCTGGAGGGACAGGACATTCAGATGTCAGAAAAAATGGTCGATGTCTGGACATCGTTTGCCATCGATGGTGTTCCCCGTAGTCTTAGTCCGCTGAGCAGCGCAAGTGGGCCGTATAACAAACTAAACTTGGAGATAACTAAGGGCGAAGACTTATTGGATACTTTAACTGCCGCAATTGACGATCCTGACAATGGAAGACTACAGCGGGAAGACATGGAGTTTTGA